The DNA window GCACGAGTTGAGCGCATCCCTGAGTCCATTCGCAATAGCGAGTTTAGCCGCTTCAAGATCTGAGGGGTCAGGGTCGTTGGGGCAAATTGATTCAAATGCGACATCGAATTCATCTGCTGATAGGAGGATGGCATTCACGTCGAACCGGACGTAATACGAACCGCCACTCGCTCCTTGTGCGGAGTGTTTGACCTTAAACGTGAAGGAAGTTCCGATCGCTTGATTCATGTGGGCCCGAGTCTGTTCAGCTTTAGCGTGCAGTCCGTCAGCGAGCATTGGCATGGTGGCAGAACGACCCGCATCAGCGGGCCGGCGCGAGATGCGTTGATTTCAAAACCGATCCGACCGCCGGCTCCGTTGCATGCGATGGTTATCGGCCATTTGATGCGTCTATCAGCTTGAGTTCTGGTAAACGAAGCTCCTCGATCCAGTGTCGTGTATCGCAAAGTGGTTCACGGCCTTTGAATCTCTCACACAATTTTTGCAGCTTTTGAAAAGTCGTATCGAGTTCGCCGCATTCGTAGTGTATCTGAAGATGGAACTCTTGAATCGGACGCAGCTTGAACCATTTGTGTTCCCTAAAGGCGGAGACGCTATCAATGGAGGCAATCGCGTTGGCCAATCGCTCAGTTACTGCCGAGAGTTGGTCGTCGAAATCGGGCCCAACGTCAGAACCTAGAACCCAACACTCGGGAGCCTGACGATCAAGTCGCTCAAGCCGAGAGCGAAATCCCCGCGATTGGCATTCGCATTCCTTCGGCTTCTCCAGTATTGGCAATCCCAAACGATTGCAGATCGCGTCAAACGCAAGACCAACGTTGATGTAGAAATCTCGACTTTGGCTTGTCGAACCGCGGCTGGCCTGAAAGTTGATGACCTGCACGACGCTTCCGTTTCGACGGTAGAAATTAGTACCGCTCTTTGTGAAGCTGCACTTTAGGCGAACGTCTGCCGTTTGACGGGGGAGTCTGGAATTTTGAGCTTGCCTGAAAAGGTGGCTCTCCGCGATGGTTAGTGAGATAACCACAAATCACAAAACCACCGGGAGAGCCATGGATGGCCAAGCGTAAGCGATCCGCCAAACGTCCGCAAGCGAAACACAAAAAGCAGACGCCGTCGCAGCATCACAAGTGCCAGCGTTTGAAGCGGACCAATCCCTTGCGATCGCGCACGACAGAAGCGATCACCCCTTTGTGCGGCTATCTCCACACGGCGGTGGCCGCCTTGCAGTCGGTGCTGGATCGACGGATCGCCTTTCGGTTGTCGATCATCGTCGCGGGCATGTTGCTGGCCGACGATCGACGCACCGCCAGCGCCTGGTTCGCCGCGGCCGGGGTGCAGCAGGACTGGGATCGCTTCTATGAATGCCTCATCAGCGTTGGCCGATCGTCGGGATCGCTGGCCAGCGCCATGGTCGGCTTGCTCGTGCAGAAGTTCGCGCCGGGCGTCGGCGACCGCATTCAGCTCGCCCTGGATGACTCGCCCACTTCGCGCTTCGGACGCTGTGTGGAAGGCGCCGGAGTGCATCACAATCCGACGCCGGGACCGGCCGACGGAGAATGGCTTTACGGCCACAACTGGGTCCTGTTGACCTGGCTGGCGACGCATCCGTTGTGGGGCGTGATCGCCTTGCCGCTGCAGTCGCTGCTGTACGTCCGCCAGGCCGATGTGCCGAAACTGGCGGTAAAATATGCATGGGAATTCCGTACGAAACACGAACTGGGCGTCGCGCTGTTGACGTCGTTCGTGCAATCGCTGCGCGCCCGCGGCGTGCGGAACTCGGTCTGGCTGGCGGTCGACGGCGCCTACGCCGCACGACCTTTTCTCCTGCCTGTGCTGAAACTCGGCGTCACGGTCGTCAGCCGCTTGCGCAGGGACGCCTGCTTGTTCGACCTGCCCGGCGAAGCTGTTCCGCACCGTCGCGGCAGGCACCGGATTTATGGCCGGAACAAACTCTCCCTGGCGACACTCGCCGACCAAAGTCAAGGCTGGGAATCGCTCACCTATTCTGGCCGAGGCGTCGAAGTCACGCGCCCGTGCAAATCGTTCCTGGCGACATCGGAGTTGATCAGCGGGCGCATCCGTGTGGTGCTGCTCCGCTTTGACGACGGCAACTGGGCGCCTTACTTTTGCACGGACCCCAGCGCCGACGTGCGTGAGATTCTGGAGGCCGTCGCCGCGCGCTGGGCGATCGAAGAATGTTTCCAAGGGATGAAAGAAGTCTGGGGCGCCGGTCAGCAGCAAGTTCGAAATGTGTGGTCGAGCATCGGCTGTTGGAATCTCAACAGCTGGGTGTACGGCCTTGTGGAACTGTGCAGTTGGGAGTCGCCGCAAGCGGAACTGAGCGACCGCCGCTCCCGCCCCTGGGACAACGCCTCGCGTCGGCCGTCCCACGCCGACCGTCGCCGCACAATCGCCCGTAAAATGTTAGAAAAACAATTTATCGCCACTCTACCCCCGACGCCCAACAGCCCCCAAATCCGCACGCTCCTTGAGGGGCTAATCGCCATAGTAATATGATCGCCTAAAGTGCAGTGTGAAGCCAAGCGGTTTAAGATGCGGCACTACCGCGATCTTCAGTGCGCTGTTGAATCGATTTTGAGCCGGATTCATTGAATGATTTCAGTCCGATAACGGCCGGCGTCACCGGGCGGGGAGAGTAAAGTTGTCCATTTCAAATCTGGCCGCAAGCCCCGCTCCGTGTGCACGCCATGGTTATCTGGCCTGATTCCTTAGAAGTGCTAGGAACTTCATTGACTCTGGCCAATCTGGCTCGTCATCACCCTCCCACGACACAACATGAAAGAAGCAACCATCATCACCGGAGACGACTCCGACCTCGACTGTGAAACCTTGGCCGAATAGAAATCGCAGATAGTCCCGTAGACGTTCAAGCCCCTCATGAATTGGACCGTCGCCACTTTCGTCAAGGCGCGGAACATACTCAACCGTTCCGTCTTCGATCCTGCACTCCGAAACGTAGGAAGACCATCGAACTGATTGGCTTCCAGCGATTCCTGTGAGCGCATCGCAGAACACGGACAGTCGCGTTACCTCTCTCGATTGGTTCTCAGGCATTGGTTCTTTGATGTGACCAGCGAATGCGAAAGGCAGTCCAGATAACGACGAGGATAACCGGGCCGGGAAAGAATGTTGTTGAGCGGAGCGAAAGGGCGACGTTGTGCCGGCTCCGGTTGATCCGTTTGTTCAAGGAAGCCGCTGCGCGGCAGGTTTTGATTTTACCCCTTCGCTGTGGTTGTACGCCATCCTTGGAAGGACGTTTTTCTTTGCGTTTTTCCAGGAGGTTGATCATGAGCGAATTGCGACGGCGGATGACGGAGGACCTGCAGCTGCGGGGCTTGAGCGAACGCACCCAGGAGGCGTATCTGCGGGCGGTGCGGAAATTGGCGGAACACTTTCGCACGCCGCCGGATCGGCTGAGCGAGGAGCAGGTGCGGCAGTATTTGCTGTATCTCAAGAATGACTGCGGTTTTGCTCCCGGCTCGATGCGCGTCGCTGTTAGTGGCGTGAAGTTCTTTTATCACTTCACCGCGCCGCGCGCGTGGCCCACGCTGCTCAACATTCGCATCCCGCCGCAGAAGACGTTGCCCGACGTGCTGTCGCGGCCAGAGGTGCGGCAGTTGCTCGCCGCCGTGCGGACCCGCCACAACCGGGCCTACTTGTGGACGGTGTACGCTTGCGGCTTGCGGCTCAACGAAGGGCTGCATCTGCAGGTCGCCGATCTCGACAGCCAGCGGATGATGCTGCATGTGCATCGCGGCAAAGGCGCCAAGGATCGCTTTATTCTCCTGCCGCAAGAACTGCTGGCGATGTTGCGCCGTTACTGGCTCGAACATCGTAACCCGCGCTGGTTGTTTCCCGCTTTGGGACGCGGCCGCAACCAAGGCGGCGTCGCCGACAAGCCGATGGCCGAAGCCAGCGTGCAGGGCGCCCTGAAGCGGGTCGTCGATCAGTCAGGGCTGGCCAAATCGGTCTCGATTCATACGCTGCGGCACAGCTACGCCTCGCACCTGATCGAAGCCGGCGTCGGGTTGCGACGCGTGCAGCAGCTGCTGGGCCATAGTTCGTTGCAGACCACCGCGCGGTACTTGCACGTGACCGAGCCCGGCGGCGAACATACGCGCCAGATCATCGATCAGCTGATGCAAGGCGTCGGCGCCGCCTTGGATGCGGGAGCGTAGGTCGATGCTGACGGTCGCCGATGTTCTTCGTCGGCACGGTCCCGCCTACCTGGAACGCCACGCGACGACGATGCCTGTCGAACAGAAACGCGTGCTGCGCTGCATCATGGCTTGCCGCACCGGCGAGTTGGGGACCGTGCATTACGCCTGCCGCCAGTGCGGGCAGGCGCATGTGATGGGTCGCTCGTGCGGCAACCGCCATTGTCCCAGCTGTCAAAGCGAGAAAGGCGGCGTCTGGTGCGAACGACAGCTCGCCAGGCTGCTGCCGTGCCATTACTTCCTGTTGACGTTCACGGTTCCCCAGGCGTTCCGCGAGTTCGCCCGGCGACATCCGCGCGAAGCGTACGCCGCCATGTTCCGCGCTTCGAGTGACGCCCTCAAGTCACTGGCCGCCGACCCGAAACGGTTAGGCGTCACGACGCTGGGCTTCTTCGGGGCGTTGCACACCTGGGGCCGCGACTTGAACTATCATCCTCACCTGCATTATGTCGTCCCCGGCGGAGGGCTGGACGCGGAAGGCCAATGGCGGCAGACGCCGACCAACTTCTTTCTGCCGTGTCAACCTCTGTCACTCCTGTACCGCGGGAAGCTGCGTGCGGCGCTTGCCGCAGAGGGCTTGCTGGACGAGGTCGACGACTCGGTCTGGACCGAGTCCTGGGTGGTCGATTGCCAGGCGGTCGGCGACGGCGCGGCGGCGGTCAAGTATCTGGCGCCTTACGTGTTTCGCGTCGCCTTGTCCGACAAGCGGATCGTGGCCTGCGACGAACAATCGGTGACGTTCCGCTATCGCCGCAGCGGTTCGCAGCGATGGCGCACGATGCGGCTGGACGCAGACGAGTTCGTGCGGCGATTCCTGCAGCACGTACTGCCGCGAGGGCTGCAAAAGGTCCGCCACTATGGGTTCCTCAGTCCTCGCGCGGGGCAATCGATCGAGTCGCTGAAGTGGCTGGCGGCGGCCGCCTTGGGCTTGCTGTTCTGGCTGGCCTGGACGGAAACCGTCATCGCGCCGCCGACGCCCGACTTCGCCTGCAGCGAGTGCGGCGGGCCCTTGATGCGTATCCGTTTCGAGCCGCCTCCGCCGCCGAGGCCCATCCCCACTTCTCAACCGCCCTAGCGAGCCGATGCACGATCGACGACACATGTTGATGATTCAAAAGTCGCGGCAGCGACCGCGCCCCCACTGCGCGCCGACGTTCGATTTGGGCGTCGAAAACGATCGATACCTGGCGAAACGGACAAGCGTGATGCAACGCCTCTCCCTCAAACGCCCTGCTGGCCGTCGTCAAACGAAGGCGATTCCGCACCAAGCCGCAACGCCCGAGCTCCGCCTCGGAAGCGTTTCCCTAAGGCCCTGCCCGGCCACCCGCCGCGCCGGGCTTCTCGAACAAACGACTTGACCTCGGCTCCTCGAACGGCAATTCGATCCCGCCCACACGCGCAGCAACAACTCGCAGCGGGCAATCTCCGCACCGGCCCGCGAGGACAAATCCTAATTGTTATGCCACGCTTTCGTGACGGGTTTGAATCGCCCGCAAGTCCTTGGCGTCACACAAACCAATATAGTCGTACGTCTGACGGTTGGCGTCAACTGGAAGTGAACTCAAAAGCTCTGGGACGCCATCGGGAAAGTCGATCACGGCGATCTGATGGTGTCCATGTTCTAAAGATGGTTGGGCAATTCGCTGCCAGAAAACACCGAACCGAAACACGGCATTGGTTGCCTCGATTGACGATGGTTTCATTGGATCAAATGCAATGTTCCATGGGGTATTAGCAGGAATGTCGGCGTACGAAAACAACACGACGAACGGAAAACTCGTTGGCGGCAAATGTGAGTCGATTAGGCTCAAGGCATGCTTGACGGAATTCGGGGCAGAAGCCTTGGCAGCATGATCACTGACGCTCTCGCAGACGGAACGCCAAGCGTTGGGCGAAATGCGTTCGGCGACCATCAGGTAACGGTCATGTTGTGGCGTTTCCGCTATTGTGCGCATGCTTTTTGTGGCAGAACATATATTATACAGACGTCTGCATAACCCGGTGGTTGCAGGTGCTGTTATTTTCTGTATAAATCGAGCGGTGTCAAGCTGTTTCCGTGGTTTGCTGGGGCCGTTTGTTTTATACAGATGGCGGTCGGGGGATTTATCATGACGTCTGTATATTCCGGGGCCGGTGAGGTCGAGGGACGGGCGCAACCCCCTTTGCTGCAAGAGGTTCGGCGTGTTTGCCGGCGAATGCATATGTCGATTCGCACTGAAAAGGCGTATGTCCATTGGATTGAAGAGTTTCTGCGGCGGCAGCGGCAACTCGCCGGGAAGTGGCGGCATCCGGCCGAATTGGGCAGCCACGAAGTGAACGAGTTTCTCACTTATCTCGCGGTGGAACGCCGGGTGGCGGCCAGTACGCAGAATCAGGCCCTGTCGGCGATTCTGTTTCTTTACAAGAAGGTCTTGCAACTCGATCGGACGCTCGATCTGGATGCGGCGCGGGCGAAGCGGCCGCAGCGTTTGCCCGTGGTGCTGAGCGTCGACGAGGTGCGGCGGTTGCTGGCGGAGGTCCCGCTGGGGCCGGTAAGGCTGGCGGCAGGCCTCATGTACGGGGCCGGATTGCGGTTGATGGAGGCGTGCCGGCTGCGGGTGAAGGATCTCGACTTTGAACGACGGCAAATCATGGTGCGCGACGGCAAGGGAGAGAAGGATCGAGCTGTCCCGCTGCCTGCTCGGCTGGTCGAAGGTTTACAGCGACAGCTGGATCAGGTGCGGCGACTGCATCAACAGGATCTGGAAGCCGGGGCGGGCTGGGTTTGGCTGCCTTATGCTTTGGCGGAGAAGTACCCGCAGGCGGGCAGGAAGGTCGCCTGGCAGTATCTGTTTCCCGCGGGGTCGCTGAGCCAGGACCCGCGGCCGCGGGAAGCGGACGAACAATCG is part of the Lignipirellula cremea genome and encodes:
- a CDS encoding DUF4304 domain-containing protein; protein product: MVISLTIAESHLFRQAQNSRLPRQTADVRLKCSFTKSGTNFYRRNGSVVQVINFQASRGSTSQSRDFYINVGLAFDAICNRLGLPILEKPKECECQSRGFRSRLERLDRQAPECWVLGSDVGPDFDDQLSAVTERLANAIASIDSVSAFREHKWFKLRPIQEFHLQIHYECGELDTTFQKLQKLCERFKGREPLCDTRHWIEELRLPELKLIDASNGR
- a CDS encoding integron integrase → MTSVYSGAGEVEGRAQPPLLQEVRRVCRRMHMSIRTEKAYVHWIEEFLRRQRQLAGKWRHPAELGSHEVNEFLTYLAVERRVAASTQNQALSAILFLYKKVLQLDRTLDLDAARAKRPQRLPVVLSVDEVRRLLAEVPLGPVRLAAGLMYGAGLRLMEACRLRVKDLDFERRQIMVRDGKGEKDRAVPLPARLVEGLQRQLDQVRRLHQQDLEAGAGWVWLPYALAEKYPQAGRKVAWQYLFPAGSLSQDPRPREADEQSSDTAEADRPAGQLRRHHLHETTIGKAVTRAARQAKIEKHVTCHALRHSFATHLLEDGRDIRTIQELLGHADVSTTMIYTHVSTTGATGVASPLDRL
- a CDS encoding site-specific integrase: MSELRRRMTEDLQLRGLSERTQEAYLRAVRKLAEHFRTPPDRLSEEQVRQYLLYLKNDCGFAPGSMRVAVSGVKFFYHFTAPRAWPTLLNIRIPPQKTLPDVLSRPEVRQLLAAVRTRHNRAYLWTVYACGLRLNEGLHLQVADLDSQRMMLHVHRGKGAKDRFILLPQELLAMLRRYWLEHRNPRWLFPALGRGRNQGGVADKPMAEASVQGALKRVVDQSGLAKSVSIHTLRHSYASHLIEAGVGLRRVQQLLGHSSLQTTARYLHVTEPGGEHTRQIIDQLMQGVGAALDAGA
- a CDS encoding IS91 family transposase; protein product: MLTVADVLRRHGPAYLERHATTMPVEQKRVLRCIMACRTGELGTVHYACRQCGQAHVMGRSCGNRHCPSCQSEKGGVWCERQLARLLPCHYFLLTFTVPQAFREFARRHPREAYAAMFRASSDALKSLAADPKRLGVTTLGFFGALHTWGRDLNYHPHLHYVVPGGGLDAEGQWRQTPTNFFLPCQPLSLLYRGKLRAALAAEGLLDEVDDSVWTESWVVDCQAVGDGAAAVKYLAPYVFRVALSDKRIVACDEQSVTFRYRRSGSQRWRTMRLDADEFVRRFLQHVLPRGLQKVRHYGFLSPRAGQSIESLKWLAAAALGLLFWLAWTETVIAPPTPDFACSECGGPLMRIRFEPPPPPRPIPTSQPP
- a CDS encoding IS701 family transposase, producing the protein MAKRKRSAKRPQAKHKKQTPSQHHKCQRLKRTNPLRSRTTEAITPLCGYLHTAVAALQSVLDRRIAFRLSIIVAGMLLADDRRTASAWFAAAGVQQDWDRFYECLISVGRSSGSLASAMVGLLVQKFAPGVGDRIQLALDDSPTSRFGRCVEGAGVHHNPTPGPADGEWLYGHNWVLLTWLATHPLWGVIALPLQSLLYVRQADVPKLAVKYAWEFRTKHELGVALLTSFVQSLRARGVRNSVWLAVDGAYAARPFLLPVLKLGVTVVSRLRRDACLFDLPGEAVPHRRGRHRIYGRNKLSLATLADQSQGWESLTYSGRGVEVTRPCKSFLATSELISGRIRVVLLRFDDGNWAPYFCTDPSADVREILEAVAARWAIEECFQGMKEVWGAGQQQVRNVWSSIGCWNLNSWVYGLVELCSWESPQAELSDRRSRPWDNASRRPSHADRRRTIARKMLEKQFIATLPPTPNSPQIRTLLEGLIAIVI